Sequence from the Fusobacterium periodonticum ATCC 33693 genome:
TTGATGATGCTTTCTAATTTTTTATCAGAAACTAGAAGAGCATCTCCTCCAGATAGTAATACATCTCTTACTTGTGGAGTTTTTGCGATGTATTCTATTGCTCTATCAATTCTATCCATAGGCATAGCATCATCACTTGAACCAGCAAATCTTCTACGAGTACAGTGTCTGCAATACATAGAGCACATGTCTGTTATTAAAAGTAAAACTCTATCTGGATATCTATGAGTCAATCCTGGTACTGGAGAGTCTTCATCTTCATGTAATGGATCTAACAAGTCAGCATCTGACTGATGAATTTCTTGTATAGTAGGGATAGCTTGTTTTCTAACTGGACATCTGTCACTGTTCATATCTATTAAAGAAAAATAGTATGGAGTAATTGCCATTCTTAAAGTTTCAAGAGTTCTTACAACTCCTTCTTCTTCTTCAGCGCTTAATTCAACATATTTCTTTAAGTCATCAATTTTTTCTATTCTATTTTTTACTTGCCATGTCCAGTCATTCCATTCTTCATCTGTTACATTTGGGAAAAATTTCTTTCTAGTGTTAACTGTATTCATAATATCATCTCCTTATAACCTTATAATAATCTTTACTTAATTACATTTATTTCTACTTTACCACTAATACTTTAATGAAAATACTTATATTCTAATATTTAAGTTTTTTCTTAAACTACTGCGACGTCCATTATTGTTGAAAGAGCCTTTGTGGAGCTCTTGAAACAATAATGGCTGGCAAGTAGTTTAGATATACCTTTTCTTATAGATATAATTCATTAAATATTTCTCTTAATGCTGCACTTTCTCTTAATTCTTCTAAAGTTATTGCAGCATGGTCAACTGTATATCCATTTCCAACTATCATAGTTATGTCTTTTCCTACTCCTTCTGCTCCTAATGCAGCTTTTGTAAATGCAGTTGCCATTGAGAAGAAGTAAGCTATACCAAATTCTTTTACTGGTAAAATTGTTGACATTTCTGTATTAGCTACGTTTACACAGTTTATTGCAACATCTACTTCATTTCCATCATTAGCTTCAAGAACTGCATGAAGAACATCCATAGGTTTAGTAGCATCTGCTATAACTATTTTTACTTTGTCACTTACTCTTTCAAGTAAAGCTTTTTCTTTTTCATTTCTTACAACACCTATAACTCTTCCAGTAGGTCCTACTCTTTTTACTGCTTCGTAAGCACAAAGCATTCCAGATTTTCCTGCTGAACCTAAGATTGCAACTGATTGACAAGGTTTAACAAGTTTTGCTACTTGTGCAGGTGCTCCTGCTACGTCAAGTGCTGCTAGAGCTAGAGTTTCTGACATATCTGTTGGTAATACTGCATAGATTCCGCTTTCAAATAAGATTGCTTTACCTTTTATTTCAACTCTGTCTATATCAGGTTTGATATCTATTATTTCATCTATTCTTAATGGAGTTAATGAAAGAGAAACAAGAGTTGCTATTTTATCTCCAACTTTTAAATCAGTTTTTCCAACTAAATCATCACCGATTTTTTCAACTGTTCCTATTAACATTCCTCCAGAACCAGTTACAGGATTTTGCATTTTACCTTTTTCTGCAACTATTTCTTTGATTTTAGCTTTTATTTTTTCTACATCATGTCCTGCTTCTTCTTCTATTTGAGTAAAAGATGCAGAGTCTATATTAAGTGCTATAACATCTATTAAAATTTCATTTGAGAATATTTCCATATCATTTGATATTTTTTTTGCTGGTTGAGGTAAAACTCCAGCTGGTTCTATAACTCTATGTGTTCCATATTTACAACCTTTTTTCATAGTAATCATCCTCCATTATTTTTTTAAACTTAATATTTGTCTTGCTTCATCAGGAGTTGCAATTTCTCTACCTAACTCTTTTGCTAGTCTTACAACTCTTTCAACAAGCTCTCCATTTGATTTTGCTAAAACACCTTTGTCTATATACACATTATCTTCAAATCCAACTCTTACATGTCCTCCCATAACTATTGCTAGAGCAGCCATTTGGAATTGATGTCTTCCCACTCCTGCAACTGTCCAAGTAGAACCTTCTGGGATACTTTCAACCATGAACACTAAGTCTCTTGCTGAAGCTGACATTTGTACACCTAGTACAAAGTCAAAATGCATAGGTTTTTGTATAAATCCTTGTTTTTGGAATCTTATAGCATAGTCAATCATACCTTTATCAAAAACTTCTATTTCTGGTTTAACCCCTCTTTCTATAAGAATTTTTCCAAAGTTTTTAATTGTGTTTTCTGTATTTACAAATACTTCATCTCCACCAAAGTTACAAGTTCCACAATCAAGTGTTGCCATTTCTGGATGTAACTCAGTAGGTTGTAATCTTTCTAAGTCAGACATTCCAACTGCTCCACCAGTAGATGGTTGAATGATTACATCTGGGCATTTTTCTCTTATAGCTTCAATACATTTTCTAAATCTTTCTTTATCTTGTGTTGGAGTTCCATCATCTTCTCTAACATGTAAATGTATTATGCTTGCCCCTGCTTTATATGCTGATTCAGCTTCTCTTGCAATTTCTTCTACTGTATAAGGAATTGCTGGATTATTTTCTTTTGTTACTTCAGCTCCGCAAATAGCTGCAGTTATAATTAATTTTTCCATTTCTTAGCCTCCTCAACTAAAATTTATTTTTTTCCACGTTGTTTATCTTTTGGTGTTACACAAGTTCCAGTTGCTCTACATACAACTATTGGTTCTGCTAAAACATCAGCTGCTGAATCAGAAATATCTGGTCTTGGTACTATTACCTTTCTAGCTTCAAATACCATTTTTCTTGAGCTATTTCCTACATTTACAATTTCACCTACAGCTTCTATAAAATCACCTGCAAAAACTGGTGCTATGAATTCAACACTATCATAAGCTTTAAATAAACCTTCATCTCCATCTAATTGGATTAAAAGTTCAGTTGCCACATCTCCAAATAATTGTAACATTCTAGCACCATCAACTAAATTTCCTCCATAATGAGCATCATGAGAACTCATTCTTAATCTGATTAAAGATTTCATACCTATTCTCCTCCTTATAACTGTTTTCTATCAACCTTAATCTAATAAAAAATAGAGGTATCTACATTTGCTTGCCCAGTCTTATTCAATATGAATTAAAGAAAAACTATAAATAGCTCTCCATATTCAAAAGAATATGACAGTCAATGCTTGTTGACATTGACCAAGAAAATTAACCATAAGCAATTAATTCTCTTTCGGCAACTATGCCCTTTATGTGAAGCATTGGTGGCTTATACCTTAACATCTTCACACTACCTACATATATGCACCTCTATTTTTTATCATTTTATATTATTTTTTTAATTTTTTATAATTTCTCTGGGCATACAAAATCTAATACCCTTACCTCTTATTTTCATTATATTAAAAAAAAATATAATGTCAAATTTATTTTTGAAAAATAGTATCATTACTTAAAAATAAGTATTATCTGTAATATAATAATACATATAAAATTCATTTATAACGATATTTAGTTATATTTATTTTGTTTAGCAAAATAAAATATTTTATTTTTATATTCTTTTATTAAATACATAAATATTTTTTTATATATGAAATAAATTATTTTTAAAAACAAAAAAAGTGCAAGTTCCTTGTTAGAAAATTGCACTAAAAATTTTTAAAATAATTTTGGTATTCTATTTGTATTGATTCGAACAGTATTCAAATCTTTATATTCCCTATATGATTTTTCTCTAACATGATTATATACAAGTTGCATTATAATACCTTTTATTATAAGTATAATTAAAAATGTTATCAATGTGGTAATTAATTTTGATGAAGCATACATTAGAATATTAGTCACTATATTTGCTAGAATACAGATAACAAAATACTCCTTCTTAAAGTACTTATCCTCTAAAAAAACTAATATAACGATTAATACAATTCCTCTGTCTAAAAGCTTA
This genomic interval carries:
- the kdd gene encoding L-erythro-3,5-diaminohexanoate dehydrogenase gives rise to the protein MKKGCKYGTHRVIEPAGVLPQPAKKISNDMEIFSNEILIDVIALNIDSASFTQIEEEAGHDVEKIKAKIKEIVAEKGKMQNPVTGSGGMLIGTVEKIGDDLVGKTDLKVGDKIATLVSLSLTPLRIDEIIDIKPDIDRVEIKGKAILFESGIYAVLPTDMSETLALAALDVAGAPAQVAKLVKPCQSVAILGSAGKSGMLCAYEAVKRVGPTGRVIGVVRNEKEKALLERVSDKVKIVIADATKPMDVLHAVLEANDGNEVDVAINCVNVANTEMSTILPVKEFGIAYFFSMATAFTKAALGAEGVGKDITMIVGNGYTVDHAAITLEELRESAALREIFNELYL
- the kal gene encoding 3-aminobutyryl-CoA ammonia lyase; translated protein: MKSLIRLRMSSHDAHYGGNLVDGARMLQLFGDVATELLIQLDGDEGLFKAYDSVEFIAPVFAGDFIEAVGEIVNVGNSSRKMVFEARKVIVPRPDISDSAADVLAEPIVVCRATGTCVTPKDKQRGKK
- the kce gene encoding 3-keto-5-aminohexanoate cleavage protein, with product MEKLIITAAICGAEVTKENNPAIPYTVEEIAREAESAYKAGASIIHLHVREDDGTPTQDKERFRKCIEAIREKCPDVIIQPSTGGAVGMSDLERLQPTELHPEMATLDCGTCNFGGDEVFVNTENTIKNFGKILIERGVKPEIEVFDKGMIDYAIRFQKQGFIQKPMHFDFVLGVQMSASARDLVFMVESIPEGSTWTVAGVGRHQFQMAALAIVMGGHVRVGFEDNVYIDKGVLAKSNGELVERVVRLAKELGREIATPDEARQILSLKK